DNA from Athene noctua chromosome 24, bAthNoc1.hap1.1, whole genome shotgun sequence:
AGCACACCCCGTCCCATCACCTGCCAGCTGCTCAGCATCCCCTCGCTGGTCGTCCCGCTAAAAGCCCTCTTGGGAAAGTTGGGGAACAGTCAGGGAGCTCCGCTTTGGGGGGCTGCTGAGCCTGGAGATAGTGACAGGGTGACAGCAGGGGTGACTTCATGGCCTTTCCCGAGGGGTCTCGGTCCTCGCTGCTCGTGCAGCGGTGTGCGGCTGTGGGGCCATTTGCTCCTTGCTGCAAACCTGGGCTTTGTGCTGGACCAcgcagagggaaactgaggcacagggaagCCCAGACATCCTGGCCGGGGCAGattcctgcagctgcagaggcagcagctccttAATCCCCATGGATCAGGGTTATGGGAAGGTGGATAAACAGCACAGGCGTGTGCAGGGACAAGGTCGTGCTGCTCAGGGTCCCTCCATTCTCCCCGTCCTTGGTGCCACCACCATGGCCCTGACATGCtttgggagggagcaggggagccAGGTGCTGGGGGGGTACAGGGCACGGGGGGGCCATGCACAGGGAAAAGGCATCGCCGCCAGGTCTGTGGGGCCAGGGCCACGCGTCGGGGCCCATCCACCCCCCCGGCCTTGGCGCTGTGTGTGCTTTGGCAGTGGCTCAGCGGTGACagcccatccctggagggatcatTAGTCCTCCCTCATTAAAAAAAGTTACTCACCCTTGAAGACAGAAACAAGAATATCCTGGAAATGCCTCGGTTTGGTGAGTTCTCCCATTAAAGGTATGACTGAAATCAAGAGGGCGGCTGCATGTGACGCTCGCCGGCACGTGGGGCGGGTGAGATGCTcgggcagcagctcggggctgccgcGAGCTCCTGCTGCCCCTCTGTGCCCACGATGGGTGACCATCACCCGGCCTCTGGGCTGCTGCCACCCCTCTAGCGAGGACAAAGCCAAGGCCTGGCTTTGCCCATTCCTGCTTTGGGGTCCCCCCCGCCAGCACCACTATCCCGGGGACGAGCCACCCCAAATCCCGTGTGGGGCGCAAGATGGCACCCACCAAATCGGTTCTGTCACGGGCCCCCCGGCATCGCCTGCCCCACGGGCCCCACCGCATCGCCAGCCCCACATTCCCGGCCACCTTGTCTGTGCCAGGGACTCCTGGGGTGCGATGGCAGAGCCAAGTCCCAGCCCGGGGCCATGGGGGGACCCTGGGCTTCAGGTATTTTAAGCACATGAGCAAGGCCAGTGATGATGCGCTTGCTGGATGGCGAGGGGGTGAGTCACAGCCTCCTTGAATCAGAGCTTTAATTTGCAGCGATGAAACACGCTCCCATTGCAATTGCCCAAAAGCGAGGAGCTCCGACCGCCCCGGGGCACCCCTGGTCGTGGGGGTGcgtctggggtggggggagaaggtgCAAGCGCTGCTGGAGCTGTGGGAAGGTGTTTCCTGGGGGATTTTTGGGTCGGGGTGCAGGTCCTCGCCCCAGCACTGCCTTGAGCCTTTTCCCCCTCTCCGGCCGTGGGATGCTGGTGGGAACCAGCTCCTCTCCGAGGGCTTGGCTTCAGCCCCTGAGGAAACTCAGCAAAAAGAATCACAGGGCTTAAATGTCCCTGAGCCCCCTCCCCTGGGGACAGAGCCAttagccccccaaaaccccactgCAGTGCAGGCAGGGACCCAGGACAGGCAGGTGCTGCCCCTTTCTCCGTGGGGGGCTCAGGGtgggcagagctgtgccaggaTACCCAGCCGGCACCTCAGGGCTGCAACGGGACGATCCTGCCTCTGCAAAAGGACCAGCCTTCTGCCTTCTTCCCCCTGCAAAGTGAGACAAACGGCTCTTCCCCTCCCAACACACCCTTACGCCAGCACAGCCCCGGGAAGGGATGCAGGAGCCTGGGCTCTGCCGAGGTTCTGTCTTTGTCAAAGCTGGGAATGGCTTAAAAAGTTCCCCCCTGGCTGGCGCTCCACCTCAGTGGGAAGGCGAAGTGCGAACAGTGATGGGGACGAGGTCTCACAGCCACCTCGTTCACCTGGAACAGCCGGGACCCTATGGCAGGGGAGCTCGAACAGCCGGAAAAACCCCCActaaaaattaacattaatttaTTAGAATATTTATGATAAAAACCAAGATTCTCTTTacatgtggttttttttgtgtttttgttgtttttttttttcctttttatacaAGAgaattttcattgcttttttttcctcctggagaCAGAGcgggggcaggcaggcaggcgcaggcagcGACGTGGGCTCTCGCCCCGGTGTGACAAAGCCACGCGGACGCCGGTCCCCCGGGGTCCCAGTGGGACGTGGAGCGGGTGGGAGCGCGGGGTTGGGTGCCCACCAAGGCAGCGGGGCAGAGAGGACACGTGGCAAGGCACggtgcggggagggggaggtggcccgggctccctggggaggggggcaccGAGCACCCCGTGGCATGGGAAGAGGGTGGCACGTGGTGGGAGCTGGGTGGCACGCTGGGGATGAAGTGACATGCTCCAGCACAACGCAGGACACCCCTGAGCCCAGGGAGGGTTCTAAGTCACCCAAACACCCAGCGCTCCCTCCCAGCCAGGCCTTGGGGAAAGAGGGGTCCTCCCAAACTCAGGACACCCGACTCCCCCCAGCCATCCCCCTCAGGGGGACACTGTCCCCCTCCTGCCAACCTCCTGGCACCATTGTGTCCCCATGCTGGGCGAGCCAAACCCTGGCTCTTCCCCAGCTCCTCTtggctgcaggaagagaaaaataacccCCCCATATGCCCCCTCCCCATTCCCCGGGGAGCCCGGACGCCGTCTTTGGTTAAGGAGcagccgctgccgctgccgcacGGCCGGGCAAGCGCAGGGCGAGGGGCTGAGGCTGGCAGAGGGTCCCCGCAGGGCTGGGTGACAGGTAGCACTTCCAGGAGGGACAGAGAAGCCCGGGCTTGCGGGGCCACTCAAAGCGAGGGGGGACCCGGCTCCTCCCTTGCATGGCTCTAGGATATTTATTTAACGAGACCTGGCATGAAATGCAGGGCCGGAAGAGAGGGTCCCGGCGGCTGCTGGCCCCGTGGGGGAAGCGgccaaggcagggagcagcccaAGGACCCTGGGAGGGTGCCGGTGAGGTGGTGGGTGCGCCAGCCCTGGCGCAGAGCCTGGCTCCCGTCTTCCCATCCGGAGCAAGGCGAGGGGGAAGGTAAAACAAAGCCAGGGAGAGACGAAGCTGGGCTGCGGGGCAGCCTCCACGGACACCCCCAGCTCCCCGGCCAGAGCCCACCCTGTGCCGGCTGCAGCCGCCCCGAGGAGCCGCTCGCAGGTCCTGAGCGGGTGGGCGGCCTCTGGGAAAGCCCCGCCGGGGCTGTGAGGAACCTGCAAATCCCAGTCCCGGGTGGTAAATGGTCCGTCACCCCCAGACCACGGCAACTGAGGGGCCCGGTGCATCCCGGGGGGTCCTTCCCCGCTGCTTGGGGCCAGCCCAGGGCTTGGTGGGCAGAGCTGTCCTGGTAATCCCAGTCCATCCAGGACGGTCTCCCCTTCCCAAACCCAGTGTGTAGTGACAGAGGAAAccaaagaggaaagcaaaaaacgAACAAATTAAGAGAAAGAGAAACCGTATAGAGGTGTGTGAGGCTTCGGGCACCAGCTGCTACTGCCCCTTGGGGATGAAGGGTTCCCCCTCCTCCGGctccggccgcggccccgggtcGCTCAGGCATCGCAGCATCCGCTGGTTGCTGGGGCTGTCGCCGGTCCCCGGGGTGAAGACATCATCAGTACCCGGGGAGGAAGGCTCCTTCACCCGCATCACCagcccctcctcatcctcctcggGTGAGGGCGGAAGGCCGCCGCAGCCCTTGGGCTCCTCGTTCATCAGGTCCACGGACTCCGGGGACTGCGGGGAGGCTGGGTCGATGGTGATGATGGGCAGGTTCTCTGAGTCTGCTTTGGGTTCGTAGGCCAGCGGGTCTGGGGGAGGCAGAGAGGGGTCAGGCAGGGCCTGTCTCGTGGTACCATGAACAAATTGGGTCGGGGTAAcccagagaagggaaagggggaacTCTCAGGGACCTTCCGCCAGTTTGGGGCTGGGCTCGCTCACTCTCCAATTTCCAAGTCTGctgtttaattctttttttttttttttttttgatctccACATGCCATCTGGAGCCGCTCCAGACAGCCCAGCCCTGTGCCGGTTGCAAGGGCCGAAGCTGCCCTCTGCCGATTAACCACCAGCTCAGCAAGCGCCGCGTCACACCCCGTCACACCGGTCACGCTGTCCCCAAAGCAGGAGAGGACACGCAGGACAGGAGGAACCAAAGATGGCAAAGCAAATGCGTGCTGGAGATGCCGAAGAGTCCAGGGGTAGGTCTCTCAGGGCTGAGCACTCCTAGAGCTCTCCTCTGcggagggcagggagaggcatGGCCAGAaatgcagctgcagggatggagcgAGCTGAGCTCCGGACAGATCTCCCGACCGGCCAGGCTGAATTCCCAGTGGGAATCCTGCTGGGAAGCGAGCTGGGGGCTTCtgctctggcagagctggggctggagaaCACCAAACCCCTGGCTGCATGGTCACGGGGGAGCGGGATGGGGCTGGAGAGCcgcagaggagctgggggggagcaggACAACGCAACCTCCAAGAGTTTCAGTACCAAAGCGCCGGCGATGCCCAGCGAGGTGCCGGCAGCGGCACTCCCCGGGCAGGTCAGACCCACCTACCTGAGCCTATGCGAGCCCGGGACATGGTGGGAGAATCGAGCTTGTGAGCCGGCACCGTCAGGTAGTTGTTCATCTGGAATCGGAGCACAGGGACTGTCTCCATCGGAGCGGTCAGGACAAATGGGGAAGGGGGGCAGGGAACTGACCCCAGGTCACGGGGATGagcaggaagcagcagcaggatgcagAGGACACGTGCACGCATCCTCCCAGCCGTGCTGCAGGGACTTGCTCAAAGCCTTGGGGTGCTCAGAGGACCTCCAAGGTGTGGGGTCACCCACTGGATTCTGAACCTCAGCCCCCTCCCCATGCAGGACACCAATGGCCCTCTCAGGCAGGGAAGCCCCCCTCAGCTCCCCGTCCTCCCCAGCCTGTGCCAGCGTCCCTGATCCAGTGTCCCCTTGACACCTTCTGTTCCAGCTGCCGGGCCTTCTGCCTCCGCAGGAGCATCTGGTTCCAGGCTTCCTCGTAGGGGTCAGCCACAAGCGTGTGCCGGTTGTAGGATCGCAACTGGGAAAAGGCCCCAAGAAAAGGAGGCGggttaaaaaaaaacacacagaaagacaAAGGGAGGTCACAGCACCGTTTCCTTTGGAGATGGATGAAGCAGCCACCATGGGCAGAGCACGTCCAGGAAAACTGGTGGCTCATCTCTTCTGTGCTACCATGGGATGTCTGATCTGGACCCACCTTAGCCCAAGCGAAGGTTTAAACACTGAACTCAGCCACCAACAGAGCCAGCCTCCCCCTCAGCACCATCCCAGCACCATCCCAGGAGGAAAAGCCTCCTAGGGAGGGAGAGCCAAACCAGGAACATGAGGGGCAGGAGGGCAGAAACACTGGGGGTGAAGGGCAGGGCTGGTCCCGTGGGCTTCTGGTGGGAAGCGATGCTGGCCACCCATAGGGAAGCAAAGGGGCCACGCACAGTGCCAGGGGACACCTTACCCTCTGCCGGGTTTTCTGCAGGTTGTTGCGAAGGATTTTCCTGATCTCCTCCTCCTTGTCCTTGGACAGGGCCGGAAGGATGCGCTCCACAGGGAGGGTCTTGGGGTTGATGTTCCTGCGTGGACAGACAGGACTCAGAGTGACACTGTGATGGCCATGGCAGGGCCTAAGGGCTGCTTGCCCTGGTGGCCACTAGCAGGGAGTGTTCAGCCTAGGCCAGGGGCCTGTTAAGAGGCACaggggcagccagggctggggaacTCACTGGATGGAGACGGTGGAGACAGCAGAGGGGATCTTGCCTATGCCCCCACTCTCCACCAGCTCGATTGCTTGCTTCATCTCCATCTTGTGATAGAAAGCGATGAGCTGGGGCTCCTTGGATCGCTCCCCTGCAATCAGGCACTTCTTCACGTACTTCTTGTTGAAGCGATTCAGCCTTCCCGAGGACGTGGGGAAAGGAGGAGCAGTGATGCATCAGACCTCGCCCTGCCCCGGCACCCGCTCCTcagccccaccccagcccagcaGGAGGTGGTTCAGTTCCCACCAATGCAGGTGGGGCCAGACTTCCCCGACTCCCTCCGAAACACAACAAATGGTCCTGAGCTCCTGCGGGGACGCACCACCTGCAGCTCCCCCAGTGCTGTGGACATGCCATGGGTGGGGTGGTGAAGGGGTGCAGCCCCACTCGCACCCAACCCAGAGCTGTAATTCATCGAGGGGAGTGTGTGTTTTACAGCCCGGGGAAAAATCCAGCACAGGGCTGGAAAAGCTGCAAGGTGGGGATTCAAACCCTTCTCCGTCTCCCCCACGGGTCCCTCAAGTCATGAAACCTCCTCACTCACTTGTCCTTCCAGTGGTGGTGCCCGTAGTGACCACAGATATCCTCGATCCCCGTCAGAAGATGATCCAAGAACTGGAAGAGAAAGTCCAAGGCATAGGCAGCTCGCAGGGATGTTGCCCACCCTCTCCCCACCCCGACACCCACGCTGACACAGGGGTGAGGGCACTCAGGGGGTGCAAAATCAGGGCTGTGGGTCCAGGATGGGCCTCAGGAGGGCAGCACGGTCCTACGTAACCGGGCTGCGGCTCTACCAGGCACAGGGGAGGTCTGGGTCCGAGCGGGCAATGGACGACACAGACAGGGGAGAGCCCTCGCTCCGTCCCCCCTTACCTTGGGCACCGATTTAGGGGCAGCTCCCGCTCTGTAAACCCGCCTGGCTACAGCGGTGGAGGTGGcagaagcagaaagagaagagGGCTAAGGCGGCGAAGAGAAGCGCGCGGGAAGGGCTGGCCGGGCACAGCGGGTTACCTGCGTGTGGATCTCTTCGTTGATGGAGCGCTTTGTCTCTTGCTTCTTCTTCACGGCCAGCAGGTCCACCAAGGGCCGGATGGTCATGCCCTAGGGAACGGGGAGGGTGGGTTAGACCCCTCCCCAAGGCACCCCAGTGGGAGCGGGATGAGTCCAGCACAGCTGAGCCACGGGGCTCTGCGCTGACAGTGTCACCGAGCAGCCTCAAGCTTTTGGAGAAAGGGGACAGTGACAGGGTCAGGGATGGAGGCTGGGGACACGCTCCTCACACACACGAATAACCCGTTTTCTCTCTGAAACCATGCTGTGACCACCTGCCCACCACCAACCTGCACGAAAACTGTGAAGAAGATGACCGTGATGATGGCTGTGAGGAACATGTCCCTCATGCCGAAATGCTTATAGTCCAGGAGGTAGCAGAGGGAGAAGGCGATGGCTCCCCGCAGGCCCCCGTAGGCAATGATGAACTGGTCCTTCGGCGTCAGCTTCACAATTCGGAACTTATTGATGAACCAGGTGAGGACCAGGACGCCTAGGGGAGCGGGACAGGGCCTCGTATGAGCAGACAGTGAAGGATGCCCTCCAGCCCTGAAGAAACCCCCCCGGCAGCCTAGCGCACAGCCCAGAGCAGTGTCACCCCCTCGGGGCCATGGGTGCAGGTGGGTGCTGTCCTGCTCGCTCATCCCAGCACCCCTCACCAGCGCCACCCCACAAACATGGCCTTAGCCCCACCTCCCCACAAATCCAACCACCAGCAAGGCTGATGCCCAGTGCTACCCAGCCAACTCCAGTCTCCCCAGCAAGGCAAACCAGGGCCTCACGGCCCTGAGAGTTGCCCATCCCCAAGGTTTTTGCCACCTCGCTGACATCTCACCTAAAACTCTCGCGATGAGGCAGAAGAGCAGCGTGCTGATGACGAAGGTCCAGTTCCAGTAGTGGTGGCCAGCCACGGTGGAGACACCCAGGAAGATGAAGATGAGGGTCTCGCTCACGCTGCTCCACATCTTGAGGAAATATTTGATGGTGGTGTGGGACTTGTGGGAGATGTTGGCTTCCACATAGGGCCGCATGACCACACCGGAGGCGATGAGCCTAGGGGCAAGGTCAGGGCACTCAGAAgccatggggacatggggacagccccAACCCCTgatcctgcagcagtgtttttgtGCTCTTATACCAAACTCCAGAGCAGGACAGGCCTTGTGAGACATCAGCAATTATTCAAGGACTCCAAAGAAGGCAACTTGAGGTTTCTTCTTCCCCCTGGCAGGGCAGGAGTGAGCACTGGAGCCAGACAGCACAAAACTGTGTTGTCTtgagccctgcctgctgctgtgtgCCCCAGAGAATGGGCAATGGGCTGCCAGCGCCCCGGGATCTGTGTGACAACTCAAGAGAGTCACTTCCCTCATCTGCCTGCCTGCATATCCCAGCCCAAACACACCTCTGGGCACGTACTGGCCATGCTGGGACAGCCAGACAGCCGTGGTTACACCAGAGTAAACCCTCCCAAAGGGTCCTGGGGACAGGAGGGCGTCTCATCCCACCCGTGTCCAACTCACGCCATGATGCCGGAGAGGTGGAAGAGCTCAGCAGAGAGGTATGCCATGTAGCTGTAGAGGAAGACGAAGAGGGGCTCGATGACTCGGATGTGGGAGGTGAAGCGGGATGTGAAGGCAGCGATCACCCCATAAATGACGCCCACAAAGACGCCGCCCAGCGATACCACGAAGAAGCTGAGGAAGCCGAGGATGATATCGATAATGGTCACCTGCTCGAAGTTGGCAAACTCCTCGAAGAGGTGGTAGAGGAcctgggagagggagaagggagagggggggggtTCAAACTGCCCTGCTGGCAAGAGACAGCCTCACCTCAGAGGAGACCTGCACAGGGACCTttcctgggagagcagcagcaaagggagccaggcaggcagccagcaTGGCACACTTGAGATGAGGTATGCCAGCGCTTGGTGACCCTGAGCTGGGGCAAGCTTCATGCCAAAAAAAAAGCTGGTGGTGCTTTGCTGTGTGAGacacagagctggagagaccaGCTCCCCATTCTCTGTGGCTCACAGGAACATGGCACCATCAGACATGTGGCTGGGACAGCTCTGCTCTCTAACACAGCCCCGATTGCTGTCCTAGGAGGGGCTTCAGTCAAGGTCTGAACCTGCCAGAGACTGTTCCTGTCTCCCAATGAGCAGCTCAGGACAGATCCAGGCTGCGGAACACCTGAGAGCAGCGTGGAGAGAAAAGCCAACATCTGCCCTGCTCAGCGCAGAGAACAGCCCAAACCCTTAGTGCAGCTTTGTAGCGAAGAGGGCAACCACAAAGAAGGAGCCCACCCTGGGCTGCATcgtcccctcccacccccagccacATTTACTGGAGagattttaaaacagaatctGACGCAGCTGTGTGAGGATGGAAAATGGGCTCCAGGGCATCCCGCGGGGATGGCAGCGCTTGTGAGCAGGGAGAGGACGAGGTGCCAACTCCTGCCTGCCAGGGCCaggtcctgggccatgggcagggacagaTGCGACAGCAGAAGGCAAAAGCATtccccagggatgggagcagggacATAGACCCTGCAGGGAGCCCCGCTGGTCAAAAGTGGGGAGAAGTGCCTGGGAAAAGCCCTGTGGTGGGACAGCACGTTCCTTGTCACCAGGAACCTCGTCAGCAGTGCGCTGAGCAGCCAGCTCCGAGGCGGACAGCTGGGGTATGGGAGAAGAGCCAGGAAAAAGCAGCGGGTTAGAAGTAAATTTAGAGGTCAGCTCTGCATAGAGGAGGACGCCCCGCTGACGGCCAAGCCAGCACCTGGACACAGATGTCCTTTGGAAATGGCATGGCCTCAGAGTGGGTGGCCAGGGCCCCAAAACCTCCCGAAGGTCCCTGCAAAGCTGCTGCTTAAAGAAAGGGGCTGAGGGGTGACCCAGGCAGATGCCAGCCCAGTTGCAGTGCCCACAGCTTCCCCCTCACCTCAACTGTCCCCCCACCTCCTCGGTGCTGCAGCTGAGCGACGGCAAGGAAGACCCCATGAGGAAGGAgacaggaaggagcagcaggtAGATGGCAGTTCTGCCTGACCCAGCACCAGCCCCTTGGCACTCCTGCTTGCTTTCCCTGGCAGGACAGGCACAAGCATGGCATCAGGCAGAAATTTCACCCAGGAAAGCAGATTCCCAGGAGACCAAGGCACTGGGGACAGTCCTGCTCTTCACTGCGAGGCAGTAACTGGCTGggcatctgctctcagtctgCCCAGATTGCCAAGTAAAATGATTCACCTTAACCTACCTCTGCGGTGTTTTAAGCCACTATATTTAGCTTTGCACCTGTAAAAGGTCAGGAGCAAGTGGagcagctgcagctcagctggcagGAGGCACCTGGCAGCTTGCAATGGCCCAGTCTACAGTTCTGCCGCCAGTCCTGGTGCCACCACCCAGAGATGCTCCACCAAAGTGAACCCCATCCCACTGGCCGATCCCCCTCATCCACTTACGACTGTGACGGCATCATTCAGCAGGGACTCCCCAAACACCAGGATGTGGAGCAGCTCGTTGATGTGGATCTCCTCAAAGACAGCCAGCACAGCCACCGGGTCCACAGCCGAGATGATGCTGCCGAAGAGCAGGTTGGCCAGGAGGCCAATGTGGTTCAAGCCAGGGCCACCGAGCTGGCACACGGCGTACA
Protein-coding regions in this window:
- the SLC9A1 gene encoding sodium/hydrogen exchanger 1, with translation MGAAALRALPWALLLLGPLLPGQGLQGQPGPPSGGEIGGFTPAPPASAQEIHPLNKQPANGSGEGHAKPRKAFPVLGIDYTHVRIPFEISLWILLACLMKLGFHVIPSVSNIVPESCLLIVVGLLVGGLIKGVGEKPPILKSDIFFLFLLPPIILDAGYFLPLRQFTENLGTILIFAVVGTLWNAFFLGGLMYAVCQLGGPGLNHIGLLANLLFGSIISAVDPVAVLAVFEEIHINELLHILVFGESLLNDAVTVVLYHLFEEFANFEQVTIIDIILGFLSFFVVSLGGVFVGVIYGVIAAFTSRFTSHIRVIEPLFVFLYSYMAYLSAELFHLSGIMALIASGVVMRPYVEANISHKSHTTIKYFLKMWSSVSETLIFIFLGVSTVAGHHYWNWTFVISTLLFCLIARVLGVLVLTWFINKFRIVKLTPKDQFIIAYGGLRGAIAFSLCYLLDYKHFGMRDMFLTAIITVIFFTVFVQGMTIRPLVDLLAVKKKQETKRSINEEIHTQFLDHLLTGIEDICGHYGHHHWKDKLNRFNKKYVKKCLIAGERSKEPQLIAFYHKMEMKQAIELVESGGIGKIPSAVSTVSIQNINPKTLPVERILPALSKDKEEEIRKILRNNLQKTRQRLRSYNRHTLVADPYEEAWNQMLLRRQKARQLEQKMNNYLTVPAHKLDSPTMSRARIGSDPLAYEPKADSENLPIITIDPASPQSPESVDLMNEEPKGCGGLPPSPEEDEEGLVMRVKEPSSPGTDDVFTPGTGDSPSNQRMLRCLSDPGPRPEPEEGEPFIPKGQ